The Verrucomicrobiota bacterium genome has a segment encoding these proteins:
- a CDS encoding tandem-95 repeat protein: MTLAWDPSTDPDVAGYKIYYGVVSRTYTNMVDVGNATNVTISGLIEGTTYYFAATAYNALGMESDFSNETSYSVPTSAVNNSPTLNALSNLTISEDAPLQTINLTGISSGASNEVQTLTVSATSSNPSLIPNPTVNYTSPNATGTLTFTPVFNANGTADISVTVNDGGTTNNTFTRTFTVSVNAVNDPPTLTALSNVTISEDAALQTVNLAGISSGASNEVQTLTVTATSSNPSLIPNPTVIYTSPNATGSLTFMPAANATGSAVVTVTVDDGGATNNTVSRTFTVTVNAVNDPPTLDPLTNLTINEDAGLQTVSLSGISSGAANESQTLTVTATSSNPGLIPNPTVTYTTPNATGSLAFTPVANANGIATLTVTVNDGQATSNTVTRTFTVTVNAVNDSPTLNALSNLTISEDAPLQTINLTGISSGASNEVQALTLTAISSNPGLIPNPTVNYTSPNATGNLTFTPAANANGLATVTVTVNDGQASSNTVSRSFTVTVNAVNDTPTLNPLNNLTVNKNAGLQTINLAGISSGAANESQTLTVTAISSNPSLIPNPTVTYTTPNATGSLTFTPVANAVGSATLTVTVNDGGTSNNVAVRTFTVTVNQPPTITAIPKQIIATNTNTGAILFSIGDLETPASNLVVWATSSAPTLIPTNNIVFGGNDSNRTVTITPLLNQNGNADITITVSDGIATASTTFQVSVLAPPSPPSMLTIVTNGGGSVTPAMSSQDLVLGQTYTFTAVPATGQRFAGWSGSLSSSSPTVTFVLTSNFVLQANFVPSSLTPAKNRYSGLFYENDEVRQNSAGFLTLATTTRGTYSGRLQMGANRYAFSGQLNLQGQATNHILRPTANPLTVELQIGTGSQADQVFGRVTDGTWVSPLLGNRDVFSSRTNPAPYAGSYTLRIPGQDNNPSVPTGDGFGTVRVDTKGRAKFVGVLADGTKVSQSVSVSRHGLWPLYVALYSGQGSAVSWLTFTNQPNSDLSGAFSWIKPAGIAPYYPNGFSHECQAVGSLFVAPVGITQHILNLTDASVLFSGGNLAADFTNLVTLEQNSRVSNRSSNPLTMSFSLTTGTFKGTAVDPASGASLKFSGVVLQKVNAGCGFLLGTSQSSRVVLAP; the protein is encoded by the coding sequence GTGACTCTGGCTTGGGACCCCAGCACGGACCCCGACGTCGCCGGTTACAAGATCTACTATGGCGTAGTGAGCCGGACCTACACCAACATGGTTGATGTCGGCAACGCAACGAACGTAACCATTTCCGGCCTGATTGAAGGCACAACCTACTACTTCGCAGCCACGGCGTATAACGCCTTGGGTATGGAAAGTGATTTTTCAAATGAGACATCTTATAGCGTTCCGACCAGTGCCGTGAACAATTCACCCACCTTGAACGCTCTGTCCAACCTGACCATTTCTGAAGATGCTCCACTTCAGACCATCAACCTGACGGGGATCAGTTCCGGCGCCAGCAACGAAGTGCAGACCCTCACCGTCAGCGCCACCTCCAGCAATCCGAGCCTCATCCCCAATCCCACGGTCAACTACACCAGCCCCAACGCTACCGGCACTTTGACCTTCACGCCCGTGTTCAATGCCAACGGCACGGCCGACATTAGCGTCACGGTGAATGACGGCGGCACGACCAACAATACCTTTACGCGCACCTTCACTGTTAGCGTCAATGCCGTCAACGACCCGCCGACGTTGACCGCCCTGTCCAACGTCACCATCTCTGAAGACGCCGCACTCCAGACCGTCAACCTAGCCGGCATCAGTTCCGGCGCCAGCAACGAAGTGCAGACCCTCACCGTCACTGCCACTTCCAGCAATCCAAGCCTCATCCCCAATCCCACGGTCATCTACACCAGCCCCAACGCCACCGGCAGTTTGACCTTCATGCCCGCAGCCAACGCCACCGGCTCGGCCGTCGTCACCGTCACGGTGGATGACGGTGGTGCGACCAACAACACGGTGAGCCGCACTTTTACTGTCACCGTTAATGCCGTCAACGATCCGCCCACGCTCGATCCGCTCACCAACCTGACGATCAACGAAGATGCCGGTCTGCAAACCGTCAGCCTGTCCGGCATCAGTTCGGGCGCGGCCAATGAATCGCAGACTCTCACCGTCACCGCCACCTCCAGCAATCCGGGTCTCATTCCCAACCCAACGGTCACCTACACCACCCCCAACGCGACTGGCAGTCTCGCCTTCACTCCCGTAGCCAATGCCAACGGCATCGCCACCCTCACGGTTACCGTCAATGACGGCCAGGCCACCAGCAACACCGTCACCCGCACCTTCACGGTCACCGTCAATGCGGTCAACGACTCGCCGACTTTGAACGCCCTGTCCAACCTGACCATTTCTGAGGATGCTCCACTCCAGACCATCAACCTGACGGGGATCAGTTCCGGCGCCAGCAACGAAGTGCAGGCCCTCACCCTCACCGCCATCTCCAGCAATCCGGGTCTCATCCCCAACCCGACAGTCAACTACACCAGTCCCAACGCCACCGGCAATTTGACGTTCACACCCGCTGCCAATGCCAATGGCTTGGCCACTGTCACTGTCACCGTCAACGACGGTCAGGCCAGTAGCAATACGGTCTCGCGCAGCTTCACCGTCACCGTCAATGCCGTGAACGACACGCCCACGCTCAACCCGCTCAACAATCTGACGGTCAACAAAAATGCTGGCTTGCAGACCATCAACCTGGCCGGCATCAGTTCGGGCGCCGCCAACGAATCGCAAACCCTCACCGTCACCGCCATCTCCAGCAATCCAAGTCTCATCCCCAACCCGACGGTCACTTACACCACTCCCAACGCCACCGGTAGCCTGACCTTCACCCCCGTGGCCAACGCCGTCGGCAGCGCCACCCTCACCGTCACCGTCAACGACGGTGGCACGAGCAACAACGTGGCAGTGCGCACGTTTACCGTGACGGTCAACCAGCCACCGACTATCACAGCCATTCCGAAGCAAATCATTGCCACCAATACGAACACGGGAGCGATACTTTTTAGCATCGGCGATCTCGAAACACCGGCCTCCAATCTGGTGGTGTGGGCCACCTCCTCAGCACCGACGCTGATTCCCACCAACAATATCGTTTTTGGTGGCAATGACAGTAATCGCACTGTGACGATCACGCCTTTGCTCAACCAGAACGGCAATGCGGACATCACGATCACGGTCAGCGACGGTATCGCAACCGCCAGCACAACCTTCCAAGTCAGCGTGCTGGCGCCTCCCTCACCGCCGTCGATGCTCACCATCGTTACGAATGGAGGCGGATCGGTTACGCCCGCCATGAGCTCGCAAGACCTGGTGCTCGGACAGACCTACACGTTCACGGCCGTTCCTGCCACCGGCCAAAGATTCGCCGGTTGGAGCGGAAGTCTTTCCTCCTCGTCGCCAACCGTCACATTTGTGTTGACCTCAAACTTCGTGCTCCAGGCCAACTTTGTTCCAAGCTCATTGACGCCAGCCAAGAATCGCTACAGTGGTCTGTTCTACGAAAACGATGAAGTGCGCCAGAATAGCGCGGGATTCCTCACACTCGCAACCACGACCCGCGGTACCTATTCCGGCCGCCTCCAGATGGGCGCCAACCGCTACGCCTTCAGCGGCCAGCTTAATCTCCAAGGCCAGGCCACCAACCACATCCTGCGCCCGACCGCAAATCCCCTGACCGTGGAATTGCAAATCGGCACCGGCAGCCAGGCCGATCAAGTCTTTGGCCGCGTCACCGACGGGACGTGGGTGTCGCCCCTGCTCGGCAACCGGGACGTGTTCAGCTCCCGAACCAACCCGGCACCGTACGCCGGCAGCTACACTCTGCGCATCCCGGGTCAGGACAATAATCCGTCTGTCCCAACGGGTGACGGTTTCGGCACCGTGCGGGTCGATACCAAAGGCCGCGCGAAATTTGTGGGCGTTCTGGCCGACGGCACGAAAGTCAGCCAAAGTGTGTCCGTCTCCAGGCACGGCCTCTGGCCGTTGTATGTGGCGCTCTACTCCGGCCAAGGCTCGGCGGTAAGCTGGTTGACCTTCACCAATCAGCCCAACAGCGACTTGAGTGGCGCGTTCAGTTGGATCAAACCTGCCGGGATTGCGCCTTATTATCCGAATGGTTTTAGCCATGAGTGTCAGGCCGTTGGCTCCTTGTTCGTCGCGCCCGTTGGGATTACGCAACACATCCTGAATTTGACGGATGCCTCGGTGCTGTTCAGCGGTGGAAACCTCGCTGCGGACTTCACCAACCTGGTGACACTGGAACAGAACAGCCGGGTCAGCAATCGCAGCAGCAATCCGCTAACCATGAGCTTCTCTCTTACCACCGGTACGTTCAAAGGTACCGCCGTGGATCCCGCGAGTGGCGCGTCCTTGAAATTCAGCGGCGTGGTGTTGCAGAAAGTCAACGCCGGTTGCGGCTTCCTGCTCGGAACCAGCCAAAGCAGCCGGGTCGTGCTCGCGCCGTGA
- a CDS encoding polysaccharide biosynthesis/export family protein — MPKNLTTEVSGEQTSGSNGRCLWQLPRLNFALMLVILLAVAGCQTQTPQVNEFGEKTSSHSEAVVLREGDVLKISFPGAPNLNTTQPIRRDGKINLPLVGEINAVGMTPAQLEKELVKLYSTQLTTKEVNVAVESSIFSVFITGAVVKPGKISSNRPLTALEAIMEAGGFDYTKANLKAVKVIRNEGGQVKNFTLNLKLVMSGKETEPFFLKPSDIVFVPERFVWF, encoded by the coding sequence ATGCCAAAGAATTTAACGACAGAGGTGAGCGGCGAGCAAACGTCGGGAAGTAATGGCCGTTGCCTGTGGCAACTGCCGCGGCTGAATTTTGCACTGATGTTGGTGATTTTGCTGGCCGTGGCCGGTTGTCAGACTCAGACGCCCCAGGTCAACGAATTTGGAGAAAAAACTTCGAGTCATTCCGAAGCCGTGGTCTTGCGTGAAGGTGACGTTTTAAAGATCTCCTTCCCCGGCGCTCCGAACCTCAATACCACTCAACCGATCCGACGCGACGGCAAGATAAACTTGCCGTTGGTCGGGGAAATAAACGCGGTGGGCATGACTCCCGCCCAATTGGAGAAGGAGCTGGTGAAATTGTATTCCACACAATTGACCACCAAGGAGGTCAACGTTGCCGTAGAATCCTCAATCTTCTCGGTGTTTATCACCGGCGCGGTGGTGAAGCCGGGTAAAATCTCCTCCAACCGTCCGCTCACAGCCCTCGAAGCCATCATGGAGGCCGGTGGGTTTGATTATACAAAAGCCAACCTGAAAGCCGTGAAGGTGATCCGGAACGAAGGCGGCCAGGTAAAAAACTTCACCTTGAACCTCAAGCTCGTGATGAGCGGGAAGGAAACCGAGCCGTTTTTTCTGAAACCTTCCGACATCGTGTTTGTCCCGGAACGTTTTGTCTGGTTCTGA
- a CDS encoding EthD family reductase, whose protein sequence is MTRLLVLYGHPKDPAAFDKYYHEVHVPIARKMKGLKKWTIGKVTGMPDGKPSPYYYIADLYAESRAAMEAILATPEGRAAVADVPKFASGGVTFLWTEIDEVI, encoded by the coding sequence ATGACGAGATTGTTGGTTTTATACGGACATCCGAAAGACCCCGCCGCCTTTGACAAATATTATCACGAGGTCCATGTCCCGATCGCCCGCAAGATGAAGGGATTGAAGAAATGGACGATTGGCAAGGTGACGGGCATGCCCGACGGCAAACCGTCGCCGTATTATTACATCGCCGATCTCTACGCGGAAAGCCGCGCGGCGATGGAAGCGATCCTGGCGACGCCGGAAGGCCGGGCGGCGGTTGCGGACGTGCCGAAGTTCGCCAGCGGCGGCGTCACCTTCCTCTGGACGGAAATCGACGAGGTCATTTAG
- a CDS encoding response regulator, whose protein sequence is MEPEPSRLQKRRVLVVDDDAELSQIFQHLLEAYQYEVITAANGALALKQIVAQDVDAILCDLKMPELEGDLFYGAVERIKPHLCSRFIFITGAADDPKYRKFLSEVKSPVLRKPVESANLLETLRRLLEPQP, encoded by the coding sequence ATGGAACCGGAACCAAGCAGGCTCCAAAAAAGGCGCGTCCTGGTCGTGGACGACGACGCGGAATTGTCGCAGATTTTCCAACACCTGCTTGAGGCGTACCAGTACGAAGTCATCACCGCGGCCAACGGCGCGCTCGCGCTCAAACAGATCGTCGCCCAGGACGTGGACGCCATTCTCTGTGACCTCAAAATGCCCGAACTCGAGGGCGACTTGTTTTACGGTGCGGTTGAGCGCATCAAACCGCATCTTTGCAGCCGTTTCATTTTCATCACCGGCGCGGCGGACGACCCCAAGTATCGCAAGTTTCTCAGCGAGGTGAAGTCGCCGGTGCTCCGCAAACCGGTGGAGTCGGCCAATCTGCTTGAGACCCTGCGCCGTCTGCTGGAGCCGCAGCCTTGA